In the genome of Lytechinus pictus isolate F3 Inbred unplaced genomic scaffold, Lp3.0 scaffold_293, whole genome shotgun sequence, one region contains:
- the LOC135159645 gene encoding uncharacterized protein LOC135159645 produces the protein MSDLSGSESEYDPAHLSSDQDSPWSNSESEQEEEFARENQVEAGPDIPAGMQAAGILPYQFEPEFQPGEEIQNVGAIQENDIEGRLGNNNWCSCSGGCQAMPRVVESYCCKEVAQVVAMMDQYTAAELNCITEHPGFEGVCLNPWVLDTAYLGYRQQYGDRARHDATENEKHRHVGYRQLARWCWGFLGRSVRVPLPSCAVTHIRATYPSDIYRGFEDA, from the exons ATGAGTGATCTTTCAGGATCAGAGAGTGAATATGATCCTGCCCACTTGTCATCTGATCAAGATTCTCCATGGTCGAATTCAGAGAGTGAGCAAGAAGAAGAATTTGCCAGAGAAAATCAAGTAGAGGCCGGTCCTGATATTCCTGCTGGCATGCAAGCAGCGGGTATTTTGCCGTACCAATTCGAGCCCGAGTTCCAACCAGGGGAAGAAATTCAGAATGTTGGTGCCATccaagaaaatgacattgagGGTAGACTTGGAAACAACAATTG GTGTTCATGCAGCGGAGGATGCCAAGCGATGCCTCGAGTTGTCGAGTCGTACTGCTGCAAAGAAGTGGCTCAGGTAGTGGCGATGATGGACCAGTACACTGCTGCAGAACTGAACTGCATCACAGAGCACCCTGGCTTTGAAGGGGTTTGTTTAAATCCGTGGGTTTTAGACACTGCATACTTAGGGTATCGTCAGCAATATGGTGACAGAGCACGGCATGATGCAACTGAAAATGA gaAACACAGGCACGTTGGCTATCGGCAGCTCGCAAGATGGTGTTGGGGATTTCTAGGGAGATCTGTGCGCGTCCCCCTACCTTCCTGTGCGGTGACTCACATCCGAGCTACTTATCCATCGGACATTTACAGAGGTTTTGAAGATGCGTAG